The nucleotide sequence ACGACGGCCGGTTCCGCCCGCACTACGTCGTCGGCGGCGTCGTTTCCGGCCGCTGGGCGAGCCGGGGCGGCGGCGCGCTGCAGATCCCGAAGATCCTGCGGACCTGCGTCCGGGCCGATCCTGGCTGGAAACTGGTGGTCGCCGACGCCGCCCAGCTGGAGCCACGGGTGCTGACCGCGTTGTCCGGAGACCGGAAGCTGGCCGACGTCGCCGCGGCCACGGATCTGTACGCGAGTCTCGCCGAGGCGATGTTCTCCGGAGTGCGCCGCGTGCCGGTGCCCGCGTGGGACGACAGGGACGACCGGGACCGCGCGAAGATCGCGATGCTGTCGGCGATGTACGGCGGCACGTCCGGCGAGGCGGGACCGTTGCTGGCGTTGCTGCGCACCAGGTTCCCCGACGCGGTGTCCTATGTGGAGCGTGCCGCGCAGGCCGGGGAACGTGGTGAGCGCGTCCGCTCGCGGCTCGGCCGGACGTCGCCCGCGCCGTCGGAGGCTTGGCGCGCGCTGACCGGCGGCGTCGCGGAGGACGAGGCGGGTGAGCTGAAGGCACGGCAGGCGTCCCGCAACTGGGGTCGCTTCACCCGGAACTTCGTGGTGCAGGCGAGTGCGGCGGACATGACCGCGGTCCTGCTGGCGACCCTGCGCAGCAGGCTCCCGTCCCCCGCGCACCTGGTGTTCTTCCAGCACGACGAGGTCCTGGTGCACACCCCGGCCGAGTTCGCCGACGAGGTCTCGCAGTCCATTGTGGACAGCATGGCCGAGGCGGCGCGGATGCTTTTCGGTCAGGCCTGCCCGGTCCGGTTCCCGCTGCACATCGCCGCCGTGGACACCTACGCCGACGCGAAGTGAGTTACGCCCCCAACCACGCGAGTTACGCCTTCAATCACGCGAGTTCGCCGTTCAATCACGCGTGTCGTCCGTCTGCACACGCGCGTCGTCCATCGGATCACGCGAGTTCCGCCTCCAGTCACGCGAGTCGTCCGTCTGATCCCACGTGTCGTCCGCCCAATCACGCGAGTTACGCCCTCAATCACGCAAGTTCCGGCCCCAATCACGCGAGTCCCGGTTCCAGGCGATGGGATATACGTGACCAGATGGCGAACTCACGTGATCAGATGGACGACTCGCGTGATTGAACGGACGACTCACGTGATCAGATGGACGACACGCGTGATCGGGGGCGCAACTCGCGTGATCGGAGGCGTAACTCGCGTGATCGGGCGGCGAACTCGCGTGATCGGAGGCGTAACTCGCGTGAGCACCGCAAGTAGGTGACTAATTGCGGGAGGTGGCGGCGTCGTCCAGGGCCTTGATGACGCGCTTCAGCGAGACGGGGTGGGCGGTGCCGAGCGTCTGGGCGAAGAAGCTGACCCGCAGTTCCTCGATCATCCACCGGATCTCCCGCAGCGCGGGCGAAGAAGTGCCCGGCGGCAGCGCGTCCAGCGCCGCCTGGTACTCGTTGCGGAGCCAGGCGATGTCGCCGGTGCGCTGGATGTCGCGCGTCGGCTCGGTCGGGAGTTTCTCCAGCCGCCGTTCAATCCCCCGCAGATACCGGACGACGTGCTTCAGCCTGTCCTGCCCGGTCTCGGTGACGAAACCCTTGTGCACCAAGCCGTCCAGCTGCGCGCGGATGTCAGCGAGCGAGTCCTTCGGGCCACGCGTGTCGGCCAGCCGCGTTTCGACGTCGTTCGCGGCGCGCAGGATCTTCTCGACGTTGGTCAGCACGTCGAGCACCCCGGCGTTCAGCCCGGCACGCACCTTCTCCAGCAGGACCGCGAAGCCGGCCTCGTCCCAGCGCGGTCCGCCGTTGTCGGCCACGAGCTTGTCGACGGCGCAGTCCACACAGTCTTCGAGCAACGCCGCCACGGAGCCGTGCGGATTCCGGTTCAGCACGAGTTTCGAGGAGTTGCCGAGATTGCGGGTGATGAACTTCATCGGCGAAGGGATGTTCAGCCGCAGCATGCGCCGCGTGCCCGCCCACATCGACTGTTCCTGCTGGCCCGGCGTGTCCAGCAGCCGCACCGCCACGGAACCGCCTTCGTCGACCAGCGCCGGATACGCCTTGACGTCGTGCCCGCGTTGCTTGCTCGCGAACACCTTCGGCAGCTCACCGAACGCGGGCGTCGTCAGCCCCTCGCGCTCGATGCTGTCCGCCGCCTTGGAGATCGTCGCGCGCACCTGACCGCTCAGATCTCGTTTGAGAGCGTCGATGTCCTTGCCCTCGGAGACCTTCTTGCCGCGGACGTCGACCACGCGGAAGGTCATCTTCAGATGGTCGGGGACCGCCGACAGCTGCCAGGCGTCGTCGGGGATAACCACTCCGCGTAACGCTTCCAGCTCGTCGGCGACGACGTGCAGCAGCGGCCCGTCGGCCGGGCCGACCCGCGACAGCACCAGTTTCGCGTGGTCGGGCGCCGGCACGAAGTTGCGGCGGATCGCCTTGGGCAGCGACTTGATCAGCTGCGTCACCAGCTCTTCGCGCAGGCCGGGGACCTGCCAGTCGAAGCCGTCCGGGGTGACCTGGTTCAGCACCGGCAGCGGGACGTGCACGGTGACGCCGTCCGCGTCGGCCCCCGGCTCGAACTGGTACGTGAGCTTGAAGGTCTGGCTGCCCTGGGTCCAGAAGTCGGGGTAGTCGGCCTCGCGCACGCCGCCCGCGGTCTCGTTGATGAGCATCGTCTTCTCGAAGCTCAGCAGGTCGGGCTCGGTGTGCCGGGCCTTCTTCCACCAGCTGTCGAAATGCCGCGCGGAGACGACGTCGGCCGGGACGCGCTGGTCGTAGAACTCGAACAGCGTCTCGTCGTCGACCAGGATGTCGCGGCGGCGGGCCCGGTTCTCCAGGTCCTCGACCTCTTCGAGCAGCGCGCGGTTCTCGCGGAAGAAGTGGTGCCGGGTCTCCCAGTCACCCTCGACGAGGGCGTGCCGGATGAACAGCTCGCGACTCACCTCGGGATCGATCCGGCCGTAGTTGACGCGGCGGTCGGCGACGAGCGGAACGCCGTACAGGGTCACCTTCTCGAGCGCCATCACCGCGCCCTGTTTGCGCTCCCAGTGCGGCTCCGAATAGTTCCGCTTCACCACGTGCCCGGCGAGCGGCTCGACCCACTCCGGCTCGATCCGCGCGTTGACCCGGCCCCACAGCCGTGAGGTTTCGACGAGCTCGGCCGACATCACGAACCGCGGCTGCTTCTTGAACAGCGCCGAACCCGGGAAGACCGAGAAGCGCGCCCCGCGCGCGCCGAGATAGTCACCCTTGGCCGGATCCTTGAGACCGACATGCGACAACAGCCCGGCGATCAGCGACGTGTGCACACGTTGCGGATCGGCCGGGCCGTCCGTGTTGAGGGTGATGCCGAGCGGTTTGGCGAGCTGACGCAGCTGGCTGAAGATGTCCTGCCATTCGCGGATGCGCAGGTAGTTCAGGTACTCGTTGCGGCACATCCGGCGGAACTGGTTGGTGGACAACGCCTTCTGCTGCTCGGTGACGTACTCCCACAGGTTCAGGTACGCGAGGAAGTCCGACGTCTTGTCCGTGAACCGCGCGTGCTGCTCGTCCGCCGCCTGCTGCTTCTCCGCCGGCCGCTCGCGCGGGTCCTGAATGGACAGTGCGGCGGCGATGATCATCACTTCGCGGACGCAGCCGTTGCGAGACGCTTCCAGCACCATGCGCGCCATCCGCGGGTCGACCGGGAGCTGCGCGAGCTTGCGGCCGGTCTCGGTGAGCTTCTTGCCGTCGGACATCTCGAACGCGCCGAGTTCCTGGAGCAACTGGACGCCGTCGGTGACCTGACGGCGATCCGGCGGCTCCACGAAGGGGAACGCCGCGATGTCGCCGAGGCCGAGCGAGGTCATCTGGAGGATGACCGACGCGAGGTTGGTCCGCAGGATCTCCGGATCGGTGAACTCGGGCCGGGCGTCGAAGTCGTCCTCGGAGTACAGCCTGATGCAGATACCGTCGGACGTCCGGCCGCAGCGGCCCTTGCGCTGGTTCGCCGACGCCTGCGACACCGGCTCGATCGGCAGCCGCTGCACCTTGGTGCGATGGCTGTAGCGCGAGATCCGCGCGGTGCCGGGGTCGACGACGTACTTGATGCCGGGCACGGTCAACGAGGTCTCGGCGACGTTCGTCGCGAGCACGACGCGGCGTCCGGTGTGGCGCTGGAACACCCGATGCTGGTCCGACGACGAGAGCCGGGCGTACAGCGGGAGGATCTCGGTGTTGCGGAGGTCCTGTTTGGACAGGGCGTCCGCGGCGTCGCGGATCTCCCGCTCGCCGGAGAGGAACACCAGGATGTCGCCGGGCCCCTCGTGCTGCAGTTCGTCGACGGCGTCACAGATGGCCTGCGTCTGGTCGCGATCCTGATCGGCGTCCGGGTCGTCGGGGTCGATGATCGGCCGGTAGCGGACCTCGACCCGATACGTCCGGCCGGAGACCTCCACGATCGGCGCGTCGTCGAAATGCTTGGAGAACCGCTCCGGATCGATCGTCGCCGAGGTGATGATCACCTTGAGATCGGGGCGGCGCGGCAAGAGCTGCTTGACGTAGCCGAGGATGAAGTCGATGTTGAGGCTGCGCTCGTGCGCCTCGTCGATGATCAGCGTGTCGTACTGGCGCAGCATCCGGTCGGTCTGGATCTCGGCGAGCAGGATGCCGTCGGTCATCAGCTTGACCAGCGTGTCCTGGCCGGAATGGTCGGTGAACCGGACCTTGTAGCCGACGGCCTCGCCGAGCTCGGTGTTCAGCTCGGAGGCGATGCGATCGGCGACCGTGCGCGCGGCCAGCCGCCGCGGCTGCGTGTGCCCGATCTGGCCCCGGATACCGCGGCCGAGTTCGAGACAGATCTTCGGCAGCTGGGTCGTCTTCCCGGACCCGGTCTCGCCCGCGACGATCACCACCTGGTGGTCGCGGATGGCGGCGGCGATCTCGTCCTTGCGCTGGCTGACGGGCAGCTCTTCGGGGAACGAGATCTTCGGGACGGCGTCGCGTCTGCGGGTGACCCGCAGCTCGGCGGCCTCGATGTCGGCCTCGATCTGCGCGGCGAGCGACTCGGCGTTGCGCGCTTTCCGGGCACCGTCGAGCCGGCGCCGGAGGCGGTGCTCGTCGCGCGACATGAGTTCGGGCAGGCGAGCGCGCAGGGCGCCGAGCGGGGAAGGTTGAGAAGCCATGACCGGCACCAGGATAGCCGTGCGTGACGATCCGGGCCTCCGAATATCCCGCACGTCACCACCACCCCTCGCAATTCGCCATCTACTTGCGATAGTTGGCAGGACGAACTATCGCAAGTAGATGACGAATTGCGGGGGGTCAGAGGTGCCGCAGGGAGGCCGGGGTGAGATCGGCGAGGGTCCGGTGCCCGGACAGGCCCATGGTCAGGTCGAGGTCGGCGAGCAGGCTCCGCAGCACGTGCCGGACGCCCTCCTCCCCCGCGTGCGCCAGGCCGTACACCCACGGCCGTCCCACCAGCACGGCCTTCGCCCCGAGCGCGAGCGCCTTGGCGATGTCGGCACCGGTGCGGATGCCCGAGTCGAACAGGATCTCCAGCCGGTCGCCGACCGCGGCCACGATCTCCGGGAGCGCGTCGAGCGACGCGATCGCGCCGTCGACCTGACGGCCGCCGTGGTTGGACACGACGATCCCGTCCATCCCGGCCTCGACGGCGCGGCGCGCGTCGTCGGGGTGCTGGATGCCCTTGAGCACGATCGGCCCGTCCCAGTGCTCGCGCAGGAACGGGAGCCGGTCCCAGGTGCTGTCGGTGCCGGTGATCATCGAGATCCAGCGCAGGATCGCGGTGGGCGGATCCTCCTCCGGCGTCTTCTCCAGCAGGCCGCGGAACACCGGGTCGCTCAGCGGGACACCGAGCCCGACCCCCTTGATGAACGGCAGGTACGCGTGGTCGAGGTCGTTCGGGCGCCACGCGAGGGTCCAGGTGTCGAGCGTGACCACTAGCGTGGTGAAGCCCGCGGCCTTCGCCCGCGCCAGGATGCTCGCGCAGACCTCGTTGTCCGTCGGCCAGTACAGCTGGAACCAGCGCGGCCCCTCGCCACTGGCTTCGGCGACGTCCTCGATGCTCGTGGACGACGCCGTCGACATGATGTACGGCAGCCCGACCGACGCCGCGGCCCGCGCGGCCGCCGGTTCGGCGCCCTCGTGCACGATCGACTGGACGCCGACCGGCGCCAGCAGCACCGGAGCGGGCACCGGCGTCCCCAGCACCGTCGTCGACAGATCGCGTTCGGTGGCGCCGGTGAGCATCCGGGGCACCAGGCGCCAGCGGTCGAACGCCTCTCGGTTGGCCCGCGCGGTGGCGCCCGATCCGGCCGAGCCCGCGACGTACCAGAACGGTCCGGGCTCGAGGATCTCCCGCGCGGACTCCTCCAGCTTCGTGGCGTCGGTGGAGCACGGCGGGAAGGTCCCGCCGAGCCCCTGCAGGTAGATCTCGTTCTGGTAGCCGCCGAACCGTTCGGTCACCCAGGCCTCCTCGTCACGTCGCCCTGGCCGGCTCGTCGCGGCGGGTCGAGCCTCGGACAATACTCGCCGGTAGCAACCAGGTGAGTTTCTCGGAGCGGATGACCGCGACTGGACCGATCACGGCCAGCAGGAGGACGTAGCCCGCGACGAACGGCGCGACCCGCGAGTCCAGCCCGGCGGCCGTCGCCATCGCGGCGAGCACGAGCGAGAACTCGCCGCGGGTGAGGACGGTGAGCCCGATGTTCACCCCGGCTTGGCGATCGAAGCCGTTCACGCGCGCGGCCAGCGCGCCGGCTCCGAGGTTCAGCACGATCGTCAGCGCCACCGCGATCAGCACCGGCACGACCACCGAGCCGACCGCGTTCGGGTCGATGCTGAGCCCGAAGATGAAGAAGAACAGCGCGCCGAACGCGTCCCGCAGCGGGAGTACCAGCTTGTGGATACGCGGCGCGACCTTCGAACCGCCGAGCATCATGCCGACCATGAACGCGCCGATCGCGTCGGACACCCCGACCTCTTCGGCGACAGCGGCACCCATCACCGCCACCCCGACGAAGCAGACGGTGAGCAGCTCGTCGTCGGCCGAACCGAACAGCTTCGACACCACCCGGCCACCCCAGCGGGCGAGCGCGGCCATCACGATCAGGAACGCGAAGGCCTTCCCGAAGTCGGCGAGCGCCGAACCGAAGCTCCCGGCGCCGGACAGCACCGGCTGCAGCAGCGCCAGGTACAGCGCGAGGAACAGGTCCTCGATCACGATGATGCCCATGATCAGCCGGGATTCGGGGTTGGTCATCCGGCGGGCTTCGAGCAGGAGTTTGGTGACGATCGCCGACGACGAGATACCGATGGCACCGGCGATGACCAGCGCCTCCCTGGTGCCCCAGCCCAGCAGGAAGCCGAACGCGAGCCCGCCGCCGATGTTGAGGATCAGGTAGATCAGCCCGGACCAGACGAGTTTGCGCCCGCCTTTGGCCAGGTCGTCGAGGGAGAATTCGAGGCCGAGGTAGAACAGGAGGAAGACGAGACCGAGCCCGGCGAGCACACCGAGCTCGGCCGGATCGTCCACAAGGGACAGTCCGGGGGTGTTGGGGCCGAAGACGAAACCGGCCAGCATGAACAGGGGAATGGTCGGCAGCCCGATACGGGCGCCCGCTCTGGCGATGACACCGGCGGCGAGGAACGCCCCGCCGACGGCCAGCAGGGCATGACCGGAACTCATGGAGACCTCCGATGGATGGCTGATGCGGCTTGGGGACCGGGTCAGCGCGGAGGTGCCCGAGCGGGTGCCTGGGGCACCGCTCGGGTGATGACGACGGGTTCACCCTGCTCAGGGGCGTAGCCGGTGTCAGGGAGGTCGACGGTCTCCGCTTCGGCGGGAGCGTCGGCAAGGGGAACTGTTTGCCCGCCGTGGAAGGCGGGCAGCGGATGGGTCGCGAAGACGGCGACCGGATCTTCCTTCGCGGCCCGCCCGTGCCCGTGGGGAACGGTCGGCGTGACGAAGGCGAAGACGAGCAAGAGCACGAGGAAGAAGACGGAACGGTGCCGTGTGGCGGGGGCACGGTTCGTCGTCATCTGCCCGCTACTTTACCAGTCCTTTATAGACTGATCGACGGCTCCCGCCACATGGGCAGCATCGGCGGCCCGCCCTCGGCCGCGAAAGCCGGTCCGTGATCGCGGAAACCCAGCCGCCGGTACAGTTTCGCGCTCTCCGCGCTGCTCGCCTCCAGATACGCGGGTACCGCGCCGTACCGGTCGAGCCCATACTTCAGCAGCCGTGCGCCGATCCCCTGCCGTTGCGCGTTCTTGCGGACGCCGATGAACTGGGCGTGGTGGTACTCGCCGCCGGGAGCGTGCTCCGTCATCAACTCGAACAACGCCGCGAGCCTGCCGATTTCTTCCCCGGTGAGCCCGGCGAACGCTTCGTCGTCGATGTCCTCGTCACCACCGGGCGCCCAAAGCGCGGCGGCGGACAGGTCGCCGGTGACGTCGACGTGGCCGCCGACGGCGAGCATCCCCAGCACGACCGCCCGATGGAAGATCGGCAGCGCCACCGCGCGGCGCTCGTCACCGGGAAAGACCCACATGCTCACCGGGTCTTCATGGAAGGCCTCGGACAGTACATCGATCACAGTGTCCATTTCGGACGGTTCGGCGGGCCGGACGATCATCGCCCCGCCCTCAGCACGACGGGCTCGTCGACTTCGAGCGGGCCGCCGATGGCGGCGTACGTCTCAGGATCCTTGGTCCGCAACACTTCCGCGCGCAGGAAACCGGCAAGGGCGGCGACGACCACGAGACCGGGCAGACCCCAGCGCAACAGGAACGTCCCGGCCGGGCCGAGCAGCAGATCGAAGTTGAGCAGGATCAGCGCGAGGACGGCCGACAGCGCGAGCATCGCCGCCCCCGGCGCGATCCAGCGGCGCCAGGCGTTTTCGGCGTCGCGGCGCCGTTTGAAAAAGCCGATCACCGAAAGCGAGACGGCGATCATGATCACCACGACACCGGTGGACGCGGTCGTGCCGAGCCAGGTGAACAGTTCGGTCACCGGATCACGGCCCGCGATCGCGAACAGCGACACGACCACCAGCGCCAGCGCCGTCTGCGTGAGCGAGCCCGCCACCGGCGCGCCGGTGCGCTTGCTGGTCTTGGCCAGCGAGCGAGGCAGCAGCCCTTCCCTGCCCAGCGCGAAGAAGTACCGCGCGACGGCGTTGTGGAAACTCAGCAGCGCCGCGCACTGGCCGGTCACGAACAGCGTGTACGCGACATCGGAGAACGTCTCGCCGAGGTGTTCTCCCGCCAGGGTGAACAGCAGGTCCGGGCCCTGCGCGGCGGCGGTGGTGACGATGACGTCCGGCCCGGTCCCCACGGCCAGCGCGAGTGACGAGACGACGTACAGCACCGCGGTGAGCCCGATCGCCGCGTACGTCGCACGCCCGACCGTGCGGCTGGGTTCCCGGGTCTCCTCGCCGTAGGTCGCCGCGCCCTCGAAACCGATGAACGCGGCGGCGGAGAACGCGAACACCGCGCCCACACCGGTGGTGAACAGGCTCGACGGCTCCAGCGGGACCCAGGAAACGGCGCCACCGGCGGGGTTCGCGAACAACGCGATGTCGACGACCGCGACGACGGCGACTTCGAGGCAGAGCGCCACCCCGAGCACCTTGGCGTTGAGATCGACCCGCAGGACGCCGAGCGCGCCGATGATCAGCACCATCACCAGCGCGCACAGCCACCACGGCGGCGGGGATCCGGTGAGCGTGCCCAGCCAGGTCGACACCGACCAGCCGAACAGTCCGTAGATGCTGATCTGGATGGCGTTGTAGGAGATCAGCGTGACGAACGCGATCCCGGCGCCGGTGGATTTGCCGATCCCGTTGGCGACGTACGGGTAGAACGCGCCCGCGTTGGTGATGTAGCGGCTCATCGCGGCGTAGCCGACCGCGAACAATCCGAGGATCGGGGCGAGCAGGAGGAACGACAGCGGCACCCCGATACTGCCGGTGACCGCGTAGTTGGTCGGGACCCCGCCCGCGATGGCGAAGAGCGGCCCCGCCGCGGCCACCACGAAGAACACGATCTGCGCGGCTCCGAGCCGTCGATGGCCGAGACCGCGCCGCGGTCTTTGCGTACCCATGAACCCGTCCCCCCGGACGTCGGTTTGGCGCTGGAGGTTCTCGATCTTGCGAGAGCCATCCCACCCTAGGGCCGGCCACCCCGGCGAGGTACGTCCGTTCAGGCTAAAAACGGACCTCGGGTCGCAGTGGTCCGCGCGCTACCGCTACTTTGGCCGTCCCGCACTACGACGCCGGGGGGCGTGCCATTCATGCGTCGGCTGACCTTGGTCGATTCCCTGTTCTTCCTCGCCCACGACGAGTTCACCGGAAAACCCGCGCTGCGAGGCACGGGACTCGGCATCGGAATGGCCGGTTCCGCGCTCTGTGATCTCCTCCTCGCCGAGCGGATCACCGTGGAACGCAAACGAATCCGGCCGTTGTCGCGCCGCGGCCTCGCCCATCCCCCGCTGGATCGGGTGTTCTCGGAAATCCTCCGTGAACCCGAGCGGCACACCGTCCGGGAATGGGTCGGCCATCTCCGCCACGATCTCGGGGCAACGGTCGCGGACAACCTGCTCGCCGCGGGGGTGATCGACCGCGAAACAGACCGGATGCTCATGCGGAAGAATCACCGCTATCCGCCACGGGATCTGCTGATGTCGACGGCCGCGCGCAGCAGGGTGAGGACGGCCGTCCTCGGCACCGATCAGCCGGATCCGCATTCGGTCTGCCTCGCCCTGCTGGCCTGGACCATCGGGCTCGACGATTTCTGCGAACCGGAACTCGACCGCGCCGGCCTGCGGGCTTGGGCCGGGTCCACGCATCGGGAACTCCCGAGGGCGCTCGCCGAACTGATCTCGGGGGTGGACGCGGTGAGCGCCGCCGTCGTCTACACCGGCGACCGGCGCTGACCGGCGGTAGCCTGACGCCATGCCTGCCGACCGTGACCACGACGTCGTGCTGTTCGGCGCCACCGGATTCACCGGTGGCCTGACGGCGGAATATCTCGCCCGCACCGCGCCGCCAGGTCTGCGCCTCGCCTTGGCCGGACGTGATCCCGTCAAGCTGGAAGCGCTGCGGGAAAAGCTTTTCTCGCTCAATCCGGCGCTCTCCGAGCTACCGTTGTTACGGACCGACGTCTCCGATACGGGCTCGCTGCGGAAGGTCGCCGAGGCCACGAAGGTCGTCGCCACCACGGTCGGCCCGTATGTCCACTATGGAGAACCGCTGGTCGCCGCGTGCGCCGAAGCGGGGACCGACTACGCCGACCTGTGCGGTGAGCCCGAGTTCGCCGACAAGATGTACCTCGCCCACCATGCCCGCGCGGTCGAGACCGGTGCCCGGCTCGTGCACGCGTGCGGTTTCGACTCGATCCCGCACGACCTCGGCGTGCTCTTCACGGTTTCCCAGCTACCACCAGGGAAACCGATCCGGATCGACGGGTACGTGCGCGCGGGAGCGGCCCCGTCGGGCGGCACCTTCCTCTCGGCGCTGACGGC is from Amycolatopsis lurida and encodes:
- a CDS encoding cation:proton antiporter; the protein is MSSGHALLAVGGAFLAAGVIARAGARIGLPTIPLFMLAGFVFGPNTPGLSLVDDPAELGVLAGLGLVFLLFYLGLEFSLDDLAKGGRKLVWSGLIYLILNIGGGLAFGFLLGWGTREALVIAGAIGISSSAIVTKLLLEARRMTNPESRLIMGIIVIEDLFLALYLALLQPVLSGAGSFGSALADFGKAFAFLIVMAALARWGGRVVSKLFGSADDELLTVCFVGVAVMGAAVAEEVGVSDAIGAFMVGMMLGGSKVAPRIHKLVLPLRDAFGALFFFIFGLSIDPNAVGSVVVPVLIAVALTIVLNLGAGALAARVNGFDRQAGVNIGLTVLTRGEFSLVLAAMATAAGLDSRVAPFVAGYVLLLAVIGPVAVIRSEKLTWLLPASIVRGSTRRDEPARAT
- a CDS encoding lactate 2-monooxygenase → MTERFGGYQNEIYLQGLGGTFPPCSTDATKLEESAREILEPGPFWYVAGSAGSGATARANREAFDRWRLVPRMLTGATERDLSTTVLGTPVPAPVLLAPVGVQSIVHEGAEPAAARAAASVGLPYIMSTASSTSIEDVAEASGEGPRWFQLYWPTDNEVCASILARAKAAGFTTLVVTLDTWTLAWRPNDLDHAYLPFIKGVGLGVPLSDPVFRGLLEKTPEEDPPTAILRWISMITGTDSTWDRLPFLREHWDGPIVLKGIQHPDDARRAVEAGMDGIVVSNHGGRQVDGAIASLDALPEIVAAVGDRLEILFDSGIRTGADIAKALALGAKAVLVGRPWVYGLAHAGEEGVRHVLRSLLADLDLTMGLSGHRTLADLTPASLRHL
- a CDS encoding GNAT family N-acetyltransferase, with translation MIVRPAEPSEMDTVIDVLSEAFHEDPVSMWVFPGDERRAVALPIFHRAVVLGMLAVGGHVDVTGDLSAAALWAPGGDEDIDDEAFAGLTGEEIGRLAALFELMTEHAPGGEYHHAQFIGVRKNAQRQGIGARLLKYGLDRYGAVPAYLEASSAESAKLYRRLGFRDHGPAFAAEGGPPMLPMWREPSISL
- a CDS encoding APC family permease; translation: MGTQRPRRGLGHRRLGAAQIVFFVVAAAGPLFAIAGGVPTNYAVTGSIGVPLSFLLLAPILGLFAVGYAAMSRYITNAGAFYPYVANGIGKSTGAGIAFVTLISYNAIQISIYGLFGWSVSTWLGTLTGSPPPWWLCALVMVLIIGALGVLRVDLNAKVLGVALCLEVAVVAVVDIALFANPAGGAVSWVPLEPSSLFTTGVGAVFAFSAAAFIGFEGAATYGEETREPSRTVGRATYAAIGLTAVLYVVSSLALAVGTGPDVIVTTAAAQGPDLLFTLAGEHLGETFSDVAYTLFVTGQCAALLSFHNAVARYFFALGREGLLPRSLAKTSKRTGAPVAGSLTQTALALVVVSLFAIAGRDPVTELFTWLGTTASTGVVVIMIAVSLSVIGFFKRRRDAENAWRRWIAPGAAMLALSAVLALILLNFDLLLGPAGTFLLRWGLPGLVVVAALAGFLRAEVLRTKDPETYAAIGGPLEVDEPVVLRAGR
- a CDS encoding GOLPH3/VPS74 family protein — encoded protein: MRRLTLVDSLFFLAHDEFTGKPALRGTGLGIGMAGSALCDLLLAERITVERKRIRPLSRRGLAHPPLDRVFSEILREPERHTVREWVGHLRHDLGATVADNLLAAGVIDRETDRMLMRKNHRYPPRDLLMSTAARSRVRTAVLGTDQPDPHSVCLALLAWTIGLDDFCEPELDRAGLRAWAGSTHRELPRALAELISGVDAVSAAVVYTGDRR
- the hrpA gene encoding ATP-dependent RNA helicase HrpA, which produces MASQPSPLGALRARLPELMSRDEHRLRRRLDGARKARNAESLAAQIEADIEAAELRVTRRRDAVPKISFPEELPVSQRKDEIAAAIRDHQVVIVAGETGSGKTTQLPKICLELGRGIRGQIGHTQPRRLAARTVADRIASELNTELGEAVGYKVRFTDHSGQDTLVKLMTDGILLAEIQTDRMLRQYDTLIIDEAHERSLNIDFILGYVKQLLPRRPDLKVIITSATIDPERFSKHFDDAPIVEVSGRTYRVEVRYRPIIDPDDPDADQDRDQTQAICDAVDELQHEGPGDILVFLSGEREIRDAADALSKQDLRNTEILPLYARLSSSDQHRVFQRHTGRRVVLATNVAETSLTVPGIKYVVDPGTARISRYSHRTKVQRLPIEPVSQASANQRKGRCGRTSDGICIRLYSEDDFDARPEFTDPEILRTNLASVILQMTSLGLGDIAAFPFVEPPDRRQVTDGVQLLQELGAFEMSDGKKLTETGRKLAQLPVDPRMARMVLEASRNGCVREVMIIAAALSIQDPRERPAEKQQAADEQHARFTDKTSDFLAYLNLWEYVTEQQKALSTNQFRRMCRNEYLNYLRIREWQDIFSQLRQLAKPLGITLNTDGPADPQRVHTSLIAGLLSHVGLKDPAKGDYLGARGARFSVFPGSALFKKQPRFVMSAELVETSRLWGRVNARIEPEWVEPLAGHVVKRNYSEPHWERKQGAVMALEKVTLYGVPLVADRRVNYGRIDPEVSRELFIRHALVEGDWETRHHFFRENRALLEEVEDLENRARRRDILVDDETLFEFYDQRVPADVVSARHFDSWWKKARHTEPDLLSFEKTMLINETAGGVREADYPDFWTQGSQTFKLTYQFEPGADADGVTVHVPLPVLNQVTPDGFDWQVPGLREELVTQLIKSLPKAIRRNFVPAPDHAKLVLSRVGPADGPLLHVVADELEALRGVVIPDDAWQLSAVPDHLKMTFRVVDVRGKKVSEGKDIDALKRDLSGQVRATISKAADSIEREGLTTPAFGELPKVFASKQRGHDVKAYPALVDEGGSVAVRLLDTPGQQEQSMWAGTRRMLRLNIPSPMKFITRNLGNSSKLVLNRNPHGSVAALLEDCVDCAVDKLVADNGGPRWDEAGFAVLLEKVRAGLNAGVLDVLTNVEKILRAANDVETRLADTRGPKDSLADIRAQLDGLVHKGFVTETGQDRLKHVVRYLRGIERRLEKLPTEPTRDIQRTGDIAWLRNEYQAALDALPPGTSSPALREIRWMIEELRVSFFAQTLGTAHPVSLKRVIKALDDAATSRN